The window CTCGCTCTACCCGGTGGCGCGGATCACCATCCTCTCGGAGCTCTACCCCGACCGGATCGGACGTGCCCTCGGTGTCACTATGGCGACGGGCGACACCGGCCAGACGCTTCTTCCGCTGGCTGCGGGTGTCCTCGTCGTCGGTGCGTGGCAGATCGGCCTCGCCTTCATCATCCCACTGCTCGTCGTGGTCGGACTCCTACTCGCTCGGATGTCGCTGCCGGCGACGACCCACGAGCGTTCAAATGACGACCTCTCGCTCCAACGGCTCACGTACGTCCTCGGAGAGCTCCGTCACCCAACGCTCCTGACGGTGGGGGTGCTCCTGTTCGTATACATCGGTGTGTTGCAGACGTTCTCGGCGTTCTATCCCACATACCTGATCAACGTCAAGGGCTTCTCGCCGGCAGCGGCAAGCGGCCTGTTCAGTGTGTTCTTTGCGGTCGGTATCGTCGCCAAGCCCCTTGCTGGCGTGGCCTACGATGCGATCGGGATTCGTCGCTCGCTCCCGCTCGTGCTGGGCGGTGCTGTTGTCGGATTCGCTCTCCTGCCCGTCCTCGACGGGTTTTGGCCGCTCGCTCTCGATACTGTGCTCATCAGCACGATGCTCGGCTCGGGCGCGATCACCCAGTCGTATCTCTCCGAGACGATTCCACCGGAAATCGAGGGGACGGGGTTGGGAGCGATACGTTCGGGGGCCTCGTTGCTGGGATCGACGGGGCCGGTGCTCTTCGGTGCAGTCGCCGAACGTGGACTCTTCGATACGGGCTATCTGCTGTTGGCGGTTCTGATGGGCCTCGTGACGCTGCTCACGCTCCGACTGCCGAGCGATCGTTCGCCCGATGTGGCGTGATCACACCACAGCACACTACAAACACACTACTTGACCTCTTCCACGCCCTGAACGACGTGGAATCCGACCATCGGATTTCAGGAGCCGTCGCGGCTCCCGTCGGTTTCAAGACGCATACGTTCCAAGTCCCGAAAAGCGAAGCTTTTCGGTTGCCAAAAGACGCTTCGCGTCTTTTGAAGCCGTCTGCTGGTGGGCTTCACCATCGGCTTGGCTGTCTTGTGGCGCGGTCAAACGCGCCCCATCCCCAGCCGAGTCATCGCCGTCCGTGTGTTCTCTTTGACGGCTCTCTCCGCTGGAGTAGCTGTAGCGATCAGCGATGTTCAGCGCGGCGTTCACGTCTGCTTGGTACTCCGAAACCCAACACTCGTCGTTCGTGCATCGAAACTCCGCCTGTTCGGGGCGGTATCCCGTCTCGTCACACACATGGCACGATTTGGACGTGTATGCGGGATTCACCGTCTCGACGGGGATGCCGCGTTCGGCAGCCTTGTAGCACAGTTGGGCGTGCATCTTCGCGAATCCCCACCCGTGCAGGCGACGGTTCATGTACGCGCCGTAGTTCATACTCTCGCGGATGTACGTGAGGTCTTCCAGTACGAGAACGGGGTTCTCGACCGACGTGGCGTGCTCAACCACAGCATCCGTCGTCGCGTGGAGGATGTGGTCTATCTGCCGCCAGAGTTGGTCGCCGAACGACTCGGCGATGCGCTCACTCCCACGTTCCTGAAGCCGCCGCGTGGCGGTGAAGTACGTCTTCCGCAGGCGGCGAATCTCTTTGCCCTCGTCGTTCCAGAGTGTTGGTGCAGTCGGGGTTCCGCGCTCGTCACGGTGACACACCGTGAGCAATGCAGATTCCCCGATGTCTACGCCAATCGGCGTCTCGTCGGACACCGAATCTGACCGCTGATCGACCTCCCGCGTAGCCACCATGTGGAGGAACCACTCGCCGTCACGGTCGAACAGTCGACACTCGCCCATGTCTGCGTCTCCCGCGAAGACGGCTTCGACCCACGGCCGCTGGTCGGGGTTCGGTTGGGCGGGAATCCACAGATGGTAGTCGTCGTGGTGGGGGACTTTCACGTACCACTCGACGGCGTTCTGTGGCTTGTGATCCAGCCGAACGCCCTCGTTCGTGAACCGAACGGGATGCTCGTCGTGAAGCTCGTCGGCGTCGTAGCTCCCACCGCACAGTTGCGGGACGTATTTCTTGAGGGCGTTTTTCGCGTAGCCCGACAGGTCGTACTCGACGACCACATCGTTCGCCGCCGACTGTGTGGAACAGCCCGCGTCGAAGGCGGCGTGGAGCGCCGCGCGGTAGGCGTCGGTGGTCTCGCGGAGCTTTCGCCGCTTGTGAGCGTTCGGTGAGACGAGTTTGAGTTCCAGCGTTTTCGTGACCTCTTGGACGCTCATGCTTGGGCGGCCAACTCGATCGCAGCTTCGATCATCTCCTCGCGGTGGTCCATTGTGATCGGAATCGTCGCTTGTAGGACGATCATAAGCAACACCAGGTTTGTCTGAAACAAAATGCTTGTCCTGCTCGATTGACGCTCTCACTCCGATGGAACTCTTTGAGGTTACGCTACAAACGTGCCAAGCCAATGTCTTGGGATCGGCCGGAACTCGTCAATTTCCGGGTTGAGGAGGCGTGACCCGTCTCAGACCACCTGTCTTCGAGGTTGGTCACTCCGTCACCCACGGGAGCTGCTGACAGTAAGCAAGCGGAGGCCCGCGACTGAAGTCGTGTGGAGGATATCACGATCTCAGTCCGTCTTGTTCGACCCGGCACTTTCTCCACTCGAACAACACCCATCCTGTGCTTTCCATCGGTGGTGGCGACGGCGGCTTTGCCGACAGATGCTGGTCCACCGATCGACACGTCTGATGTCGCGTCAGCTATATCTCATCACCGACGTGTCGTGTCATCAAACACCGACACGCTATCAGTTACGACGGCGAAATCCGTGCCAGCACGTCTCCGCGCCGGAACTCATCCTGCTCTTCGACCAGAACGGCGACGATTTCCCCACCGACTGGAGCCGGCACATCGATGCTTACCTTCTCGATTTGGATCTCGGCGATGGGGTCGCCTGCAGTCACAACACTCCCTTCTCGAACGAACCAGTTCGCGACGATCGCCTCTTCGATGTCCTCGGAATCGTCGGGCCACACCTCCTCTGTTTCGACTGCAACGGTATCGTCCCCCATGATTCTCAGTCGTGGATGTCTCGTACGGCCTTGACGATGTCTTCTGTACCCGGATTGACTTCCTGTTCGAGTGGGCGAGCGTATGGGATGGGGGCGTCCGGCATCGTCACTCGCCGAACGGCCGACAAGTCGTCAAGTGCGCCCTCTGTCGCCCGGGCAACGATCTCACCCGAGACACCGAACGAGTGGTAGTCTTCATCGACGACGACCAGCCGTCCGGTCTTGCGGACGGATTCTAAGACTGCCTCTGTATCGAGTGGAACGAGCGTCCGGAGGTCGATCACTTCGAGGTCGCTCTCTCCCGCCAGTTCGTCGGCTGCTTCGAGCGCTCGGTGGACGTGAAGACCAAGCGTTACCACCGTTACGTCCTCGCCCTCACGCTTTCGGTCGGCTTCACCGAATTCGATGGTGTAATCGTCCTCGGGGACCGGCGTTTTCGGTCCCTCTGGTGCCGGCATCCAGCCGATGCCCATCAAGCGTTTGTGGAACATGTACACGACGGGATCGTCATCGCGGATCGCGGTATGCATCAGTCCCTTGGCGTCGGCGGCGGTGCTCGGGACTACGACCTTCATGCCCGGAAGATGAGCGAACGTTCCGTACAGCGTCTGGGAGTGTTGGGCGGCGTCGTTGTAGGTCCCACCAACGGCAGTCATCAACACCATCGGCACGTTCACCGCGGCCCCGCTCATGTAGGTGTTCTTCGCCATCTGGTTGTAGATCTGATCCATTCCGACCCCGAAGAAATCCGCAAACATCAGCTCCGCGATGGGGCGCATTCCAGCCTGTGCAGCCCCCACGGCCGCACCGATAAATCCCGTCTCGCTGATCGGGACGTCCATGATCTTCTCACGGCCGAACTCTTCGAGCAGACCCTCGGTACTGTCGAAGATACCGCCGTAATCCGCGACATCTTCGCCCATTACGAATACGTCGTCGTTCTCACGAAGCTCCGTAGCGATAGCATCGACCATCGCTCGACTCATCGTCAGCTCGCTGTCGGTGGCTCCTTCGCTTTCGGTTTCGGCCATCAGTCGTCACCTCCTGTCTGTTCGGCCGTCGTCGACTCTGGGGCGGGTGTCCACCCCGCTGGCGGATCGGCGAAGACGTCTTCGTAAGCCTCGTCGGGTTCGGGTTCGGGTTGATCCTTGGCCCACTCGATGGCTTCTTCGACCCGGTCGTGGCTCCGATCGCGGAGTTCCTCGATAGTGCTTTCATCGATTCCCGCACTCTCGAGGGTGGTCTCCATCCGCGTGATCGAATCACGCTGCTTCGCTTGTTCTTCATCCGTGTCGGGACGGTAGCCCTGGGCGTCGCCCATGAAATGGCCCATTCGACGGTGTACTTGGACTTCGAGCAGTGTCGGGCCGTTGCCGTCACGCGCGCGGCCGACTGCTTCGTCCGCGGCTTCGTAAACCGCGACAGCATCGTCCTGATCGACTCGCCGGCCGGGGAGATCGAATCCACCGGCGCGTTGGGCACCGTTTTCGACATCGGTAACGCGGTCTTTGGGCATACTAATCGCCCAGTCGTTGTCCTCGATGACGAACACCACCGGCAGATCGTGGACGCTGGCGAGATTGAGCGATTCGAGGAACCCGCCCTGGCTGATCGCACCCTCGCCGAGATAGGCGACCGCGACGGAATCTTCGCCGCGCTTTTTCGCAGCGAGTGCAGCCCCGACGGCAGGCGGACAGCCCTCGGCGATGATGCCGCTGCACGCGAAGTTCACGTCCGGGTCGAACAGATGCATGTGGCCGCCTTTCCCCTTCGAGAGCCCCGTTTGGCGGCCGAAAATCTCGGCGGTCATTCGCTTGAGATCCACGCCTTTGGCGATCGCGACGTGGTGTGGTCGATGCGGCGCGGTCACGGTATCGGCATCCCGAAGGTGGGCACAAACGCCCGCGGCCGCGGCCTCCTGACCGGCCGCGAGGTGTAACTCTCCCGGGATCGGTCCAGCCGAAATGTCGAACGCCGGCTGTTTTCCTTCGAGGTACTCCTCTTGGAGGCGTTCCTCGTAGTTCCGAGCCGTCACCATCCATTCGTACATTTCCTGGAGTGTGGTGTCACCCAACATGGTATCCTCCTTAAGCAATGACGGCACAGACTCACATAAACATATATGCTGGATCTACCTCGAGAGTCGTGTTTCTCGGAGAACGATCCACGCTGTACCGAACGGAACAGTCTAAGTCGTCCAGAAGATATCAAGCGACCCCAGAGTGTTTCGAGTTACGTAATCTTAAGATCTGTCACAAATCAGGAATAAAGGAGCCGCACTCGCGACAGATGTCTGACCGCCATGGTACACCCTCGACGACAGGCTGAAACCGATCTCACCAGTCACAATATTCCTTGCGGACACCTTTCGGGTCAGATTGCATATAGTGGTGAAAGGGTCTCCGCAAGAAGGCATTAAATCGGCCCATGATGCCAAAAGGACTACTACAGCAACGACCGGTTCAGAGCGGGCAAATCCGGTGTGTCGTCGTCCGTTGACCCGTATTCGGCTACCGCCGAGTCTCGATCGACTAGTTCAGGAAATTCAGAGCAGTCGACATTTGTGGGCGTATTAGAAACATCGGATATCCGGATTTTGTGGGGTTGCATGTGATCGGGCAATAGCCGAAGAGAACGTTCTTGGCTGATAGTGCGACCTCACCCACTGAGCTGTACAGCATCGACGATTCTGGAGAACGCAACGACCGCCTGGTCCGGCTCAACTCCCGGAAATGTTCCGGCCACATTCCCTGCAGATATTTGGACGCCACGGTACATCTTCGATGACGGATTGGATACAATTACAGTCCGCACAGAACTCTTCTAGATTGTTTAGCGATGCTGGCATTGCTTGGACGTTTGTACTCACTATATGGTAATAAGTCTAATCCCTGATCTTGAAAGCCTGTGGACTCACATGGATTCGAATCTATACACAAAATAACTGCATAAACGAAATCCTCCGCACACCTGAGTCCACACCGATGGTGCATTGTGACCTCTTAAAATTACTCAGTTACACGACCACGATAAATTCACCACTAAGTCTCATCGCATAATCCCTGCGCGTTCGATTTGCTGACCGACAATCCTGCCGGGATAGGCGAGGACCACGGTCACGAAATAGCACAAAAATGTCCTGATGTTGCTGCGAACGGTCTGCCGCTAACCACGACGAATCGTCGTAGTGAGAATCTTCTAATGGTGACTAGAATTCGTTAACAATACTGCTGGTTTGGCCCGCTATCCTGTGGTGTTGAGCGGGGTACTGTCTGCGTTAAGTCCCGGTTCGGCAGTCTGGATCAACTCACCGTTGACGTATATCTCAAGCGTCACATTACCATCGTTCACTACTCGTCTGGGGCTAGCCCTTCCACCGAGCTGATAGACATCTCTCGCGCCATCACCCGTGATTCCCTGGGCGTAGGTCGATGCGTTGCTAACCACTTGGTCTGTGTTTTCAGTATTAGGGCCGAGCTGGATAGGGCCAGAGACGTACACTCGATAATCCGATGTTCTCCCTCCAACAGCCTGTACCGTCATCGTACGGTTGGAACTACCCGAGGATGTGGAACCATTCGTTCCCGTCTCTGTAACGTTTGGTGTGCCGGTGGCGGTTGGGGGTGGGGTGGGCGTTGGCGTCGCGGTTGCAGTCGGAGCGGGAATCGGTGTTGGCGTAACAGTTGATGTCGGTGTTGCCGTGTTCGTGTTGGTGGTCGTGCCGTTCGCACTGGCATTGCGCGATGCGGCCGAGTTGTCGGGCGTGCCGTTCACCTCGGTCGTGGTCGAGACTGGAGTGGTAGTCACCGTCGAAGTCGGAGCCGGGGTCGGTGTGGGGGTGGTGTCGTTCTCGACGATCGGTGTCACAGTCTCGGTGCTTGTGGATGGAGTCTCGGTTTGCCCATCTCGGTCGCCCGCGAGGGTTGCACACCCCGCAAACACCACCAACATCGCGACGGCGATCGCGAGGAGGGGCTTCGTTGTCATGCTCTGTGGGCGGTCGGGGATATTTAATTAGCTGGCGGCCGCGAAACCGTCGCCGGAAAGCGGAGTCTGCAGTAGTGGTGCGGTGACAATTTGGACACGGCGAAAACGTCTTTCTCGCGGCATGAAGAAGATAGGGGATGAGACGCTCCGAATCACCGCCTGTGGAGACCGTGGTCCCTACGTTCATCTCGGCTCAGGTGGATGCAAAGTATGTCGTGGAAGCAGGATGCCCGCAGCTTGACCGTGGGAAATATTCACGCAGGTGACTCAACCCAGTAGAAAAATAACTACTGGGACAGCAAGAAGCGAACCCAGCAAGACGAGTCCAACAAGGAGATATCCGGCGACGAACAGTCTTTCGATAATTCTGGATCGTGGATCTCTGCGAGAGGAACTTGATGATGAGAGTGAATTGACGTCCATAATTGGACGCGGTATATTTCGAACTTCTTCTAACTTTCGGAATAATTCTCGACAATACGCAGTCTCTCGATTACAGCGAAGTCAACGACTCCACTCTACCGCTCGGGCTGACGCCCTCGCGCTTGAGGGTGAAGCTTGTCCGTGGACTCGGCCTCAGACGCTATGTAGTGGCGTAGGCGGTAAATCCGCGCTTCGGCGTCAGCGTCCCAGACTTCAGGGCGAGCTGACCGTCGCCCGTCCGACGCGACGACTGGCGGCCCCGTCGGACGTAGCGCAACCCGATGTTTCGGGCCGCGTTGTAGTCGGCGTTCGCTTCGTGGTCGCACTTCCGACAGCGGAAGTGTCCCCGCGAAGGGCGATTCTCGTCCACCGTGAAGCCACATCCAATGCGCGAACAGCGTTTCGAGGTGTTCTCTGGTGGCACTTGTTCGACCGCGATACCGACCGCTTCGGCCTTGTATTCGACGTAACCGAACAACTGCCGGAACGCCCAGCGGTGTTGCCACCGCGCATCGGGGATGTTCTCGCGGATGTTCGTGAGATTCTCGAAGACAATTGTCGAACAGTCGTGGTCGATGGCTTCTTTGACGATACCGTTGGCCACCTGATGCAACACGTCGCGCGAGTGGCGTTCCTGTCGTCCCGAGGACTGCTTCAGCGTTCGGTGAGCACTTCGCGTGCCGGTCTGCTGAAGACCGCCACGAACGCCCTCAAAACGGTCGAAGTGGTGGGTGAGTTCGCCGCCGGGGAAGAACCGGGCCGTGCTCGTCACCGCGATGTTCTCGACACCGAGGTCCACCCCGAGAACCGTTCCGTCCTCGGCGGTGTCCGTACTCCGTTCGGTGTCGTTCCTGTATCGGCGAAAGCCGATATGCAGGTAGAAATCACCACCGCGTGCGGTGAGCGTGCTTTCGGTCGGTTCCCACTCGTCGCCGTCGAGATACTGTCGCTGGTAGCCGTCCGGGTCCTCCGGCAGTACGAGGTCCACACGAACGCGGCTGTCCGTGGTGGTGAGAGACACCGTTTCGTCGTCAAACAGCGTCATAGTTCGCGTGTCGTACTTCACGGTCGGTGCGGAGAACTCCGGTTTCGACACCTTCCGCCCCTTCGACTGGCGAGCGATACAGCCGGTGATGGCTTGTGCGGCTTGATGGGTGGCGAGAATCGCGTGCTGGCTACTGAGGTCGGTGTCCTCGCGTACCGTGTCGTAAGCGAGGGGTTGCACGTCACTCCGCGTGTTGCACTTCTCCATGCGAGGTTCGTAGCGATTTGGCATCCCCGCTTCCACTCGGTGATGGTGGCTTCGAGCGCGTCCCGTTGCTCACCGTTTACCGAGATGCGGGTAATCGCCGTCCGACGCACGTAGTCGTCTGCCACGTATTCAATGTAGAACCAGTAGCATATGAAGACACGGTGATGTCCAGCTACACGAACACGCTTCCTCCCCTCCCTACTCGCTCGCTTCCGCACCGCGCTCGCTCGTTGAGGAAGGGGACTCCGCGCTACCGGTCGTTGAGAACCGTCCTACCGACCACTCTGCGCCCTCGATTGTTGCTCTCTTCCCGGTCGGGAAGACTCCCTCAACAATCTACAATCTCCTGCTGTGTTGAATAGGGGTACGGCGGCAGGATGAGTGAATTAAGTCATGAATTGCTGGCCAGTTCGTAGACTGTTCTGAGCAAATCTTCCCCAGATCAACTCAGATTCCGATATAGCGAGATTTTCCAGTGGGAAAGAAGCCTCAAAGCAACTCTAAGACTGAGTGAAACCGCTTGGACCCCGACGCTCTCTGCCTATTCAACACAGCACAATCTCCCACAGATGAGCGAATCGTCCATCTGGGCCCGTAAAGCCCTCTTGTGGGGCTGGATGCTTGCGAGCGAGCGCTTCATGCTTTAGCCCTTGGACAAGTGACCTTGACACGCATGATCGGACTGTCCCTCGGCAAGAAAGCAGTGAAGTATGGATACAAGCGTGCTGGCATCCCCGGAGCGATCGCGACAGGTGGTGCAGCAGCGGCCGGCTATGTCGTCGTTAAGCGCGCTCTCAAGTCCAACACAAAGGACAACAACGTAGAGACAGCGATCGATACGAACGAAATCAAATCGGTCGTCCAGGAGAAGGGGGTCAGCGCAGTCACCGATAAGGAGACGCTGGAATCGGCCATCGACGAAGAGCAGCTCAACGACGACGTCGATATGCAAGACGTCCAGTCCGAGGCCGAAACCGAGGCCGAAGAGGTCGATGAAGAATCGGCCAGAGACGGTGACTCTGACTCGGATACCGACACTGATGACTCTGACTCAGATAGCGACAGTGACGATTCAGACAGCGATAGTGGTAGCTGAGGGAGCTAGGTCAACTACCCCGCCCTGCTCGACGGCAAAGCCGTCTCGCTGAGGACGGGGCTTGCGTGGCGGGCGGCGAAGGCTTTGTGGCGTCCGTCCGCCCTTTTGTGCCGGTGAGGTCGCCCGGCAGCGGCAATTTAATTGGACGTGACCTCGAGCTCTATCCCCAATCCGGGGAACGGAGAGGCACGTGGCGTCACGTTCGCGGTCGGCGGTCCGTCCTTCGCGGACCGGACGGGTCCGGTCCGCTGGGCCAGTTGACTGTGGCCCGTCGCCGCCAAGATAACCCGTCCTTGGCCTCGCGGAATCATGGCCGGGCACCCCTTGCGGGGCTGTCTGGTGCCCGGCGGCGACTACCCGATACAACGGGTTATCAGAGCCTAAGTCTTGTGATTCTAGTGTATATGCCCAGCGATACGAACGCGCTCCTCCCCTCCCTACTCGCTCGCTTCGCTCGCTCCTTGAGGAAAGGGACTCCGCGCTACCGATTCGTTGATCTTGCCGGGCAATAGTGAACCTGCCTCTGGATTCAACCCTCGTAGCACTCTTGCTGGTTTTCCTATGGATCTCTTCATGCGAGCGATCGCCGATGAATCCGCGGATAACAGTTTAACACTCAATACTTGTCCCCCGACCACTACGCGCGTCTGAGCGCATTCCGGAGGTCGGTCCGCCACCACCTCACGACTACAGGGACGCCGATAGCAATGCCTGTTGCGAGACCGGCGAGGAAGACGAGTTCGTTCATACCCGAATGTTCCATCGCCTTCACTAAAGAGGCTACCCGTGCACTCTGAAAGTGGAATCCGCCAAGAGAAGGCCTGAAAAGATGATAAATCGCCCATCCGGAATACTGTCTCTGTGGTGGCTGTCGCCGCTCGGTGTCGGTACTGCGATCCGCGTGGTGAATCCAATAGTAGTCGGTAGTCTTTTCTTCCAATATCCCAACTGTGGTCGGAAAACCTCGATATTTACGCCGAGGAGGATGTCATCATGAGCAGTACCCCACTCCTCGTCGGGATAAATTCTCGCCACGCGGCTCTCCGTACACGTGCTGCCGTCTACGATCGTGTTCGGATCGCTCTCCGATTCGTGGACTGGAGATGGGCGGTCAAGGACCGACCCGTCTCCCACTGATGCAACGCAAGACACGCCGATGATGGGGGTGGCATCATCCCCGTGCCCGCTTGCCCAAAGGCCGACCGGATGCCTGAATCAACTGCTTGCAACTCCCGGGATCCTGTTCTCACTTGCAGGGGGGGGGGACGGCGATAGCGCACGACGAACGCCATCGCAGCGGATCGGGTGCCCTCATGCCGGCGACCTCGCGTCCTGTGGAACTTCCATCCCCAGTCTGTCTCGGACTCTCACCTATAGGGATTAGCAGTGATGTCCGGAGATTCGTTTGTCGAAACCGACACCAGCTAAAATCGATCGACGAGAGAAACTATGGGTTTGGCTGCTAATCCCTAATGCTGGCACAACCCACCGACCCGAACGTTCTTTGTGGAGTCGAACGGAAGGACGCGAGAGTCCTCTCCCGATGAACACCTGGCAGCGTCGGACTGCGTACTCCCTTCTCGGGCTTGCGGTGTTGATGCTCGCCTACGCGCTCGTCTACGACTATGGGATGAGCACCTTCGAGAACGAGCCCGAGACGTTCCTCCACTCGCTCCAGGTCGTCGTCGAGACGTTCACCACCACCGGGTTCGGATCCGACGCGGGATGGCAGAGCCCGGTGATGAACGTGCTGGTGATCCTGATGGACCTCACCGGCGTGGCACTCATCTTCCTCGCGCTCCCGGTGGTCGTGTTCCCGCTGCTCGACGAGACGCTCTCGCGGAGCGCTCCGACGACGATCGAAGACACCGATCACGTCGTCATCTGTGCCTACACCCCACGCGGACGGACCCTGATCGAGGAACTCGACAGCCGGGACGTCAGCTACGTCGTGGTCGAACCCGATCGCGACCGAGCGGACGAACTTTACGAGGAGGGTGTCCGGGTGGTCCACGGCGATCCCGAGGCCCCCGAAACCCTCGAACGGGTCGATCTCGGGGCGGCGCGGGCGCTCGTCGCGGACGCCGCCGACGAGCAGAACGCCTCGATCGCGCTCGCGGCCGCCGACACCGCCGACACCAGGATCATCACGTTCGTCGAGGACGCCACGGTGGCCGACTATCACCGGTATGCGGGCGCAGACGAGGTTTTCTCACCGCGCCGACTCGTCGGTGAGAGCCTCGCGGACACGGTCACGACAGCGATCTCCACCGAACTGGGCGACGTGATCGAGATCGCCGGCGATTTCGAAATCGCCGAACTCCCGATCCAAGCCGGTAGCGATCTCGACGGCGTCCGGATCGCCGAGAGCGCGATCACCGAGCGCACCGGCGCGAACGTGGTCGGTGCGTGGCTCCGCGGTGAGTTCGTCAGCCCGCCCGATCCGAACGACCGGATCGACGAACACTCGATCCTGCTGGTCGCGGGCCACGAAGCAGAGCTCGAACAGCTGAAGGAGCTGACGCTCTCGGACACCCGTTCGCGACGGCGCGGCCGGGTCGTCATCGTCGGATTCGGCGAGGTCGGGACCACGGTGTACGAGGCGGTCTCGCGGGCGGGGATCGAGACCGTCGTCGTCGACCACGAGGACGATCCAG is drawn from Halococcus saccharolyticus DSM 5350 and contains these coding sequences:
- a CDS encoding lipoyl domain-containing protein; the encoded protein is MGDDTVAVETEEVWPDDSEDIEEAIVANWFVREGSVVTAGDPIAEIQIEKVSIDVPAPVGGEIVAVLVEEQDEFRRGDVLARISPS
- a CDS encoding potassium channel family protein → MNTWQRRTAYSLLGLAVLMLAYALVYDYGMSTFENEPETFLHSLQVVVETFTTTGFGSDAGWQSPVMNVLVILMDLTGVALIFLALPVVVFPLLDETLSRSAPTTIEDTDHVVICAYTPRGRTLIEELDSRDVSYVVVEPDRDRADELYEEGVRVVHGDPEAPETLERVDLGAARALVADAADEQNASIALAAADTADTRIITFVEDATVADYHRYAGADEVFSPRRLVGESLADTVTTAISTELGDVIEIAGDFEIAELPIQAGSDLDGVRIAESAITERTGANVVGAWLRGEFVSPPDPNDRIDEHSILLVAGHEAELEQLKELTLSDTRSRRRGRVVIVGFGEVGTTVYEAVSRAGIETVVVDHEDDPAVDVVGDAVDKATFREAGIDDANAVVLALPDDTLTVFATLVIRELAPDVEIIARAKETAGIRKLYRAGADYVLALATVSGRMLASTILDEDVMSFDKQIEVVRTQCPALGGQTLREADIRARTGCTVIAVERNSDVRTELGPEFELRADDDLVLVGTDAAINQFAARFE
- a CDS encoding MFS transporter — its product is MNVFGTIRHEVSALWAEGKGKALITIALGWGLLNGTRMIYPVLLPSISTEFDLTLTAAGFLVTLIWVSYAIGQVPGGVLADRYGERTVLLASVAIVTGALLVVVLAPTASLLFVGTALVGLGLSLYPVARITILSELYPDRIGRALGVTMATGDTGQTLLPLAAGVLVVGAWQIGLAFIIPLLVVVGLLLARMSLPATTHERSNDDLSLQRLTYVLGELRHPTLLTVGVLLFVYIGVLQTFSAFYPTYLINVKGFSPAAASGLFSVFFAVGIVAKPLAGVAYDAIGIRRSLPLVLGGAVVGFALLPVLDGFWPLALDTVLISTMLGSGAITQSYLSETIPPEIEGTGLGAIRSGASLLGSTGPVLFGAVAERGLFDTGYLLLAVLMGLVTLLTLRLPSDRSPDVA
- a CDS encoding thiamine pyrophosphate-dependent dehydrogenase E1 component subunit alpha encodes the protein MYEWMVTARNYEERLQEEYLEGKQPAFDISAGPIPGELHLAAGQEAAAAGVCAHLRDADTVTAPHRPHHVAIAKGVDLKRMTAEIFGRQTGLSKGKGGHMHLFDPDVNFACSGIIAEGCPPAVGAALAAKKRGEDSVAVAYLGEGAISQGGFLESLNLASVHDLPVVFVIEDNDWAISMPKDRVTDVENGAQRAGGFDLPGRRVDQDDAVAVYEAADEAVGRARDGNGPTLLEVQVHRRMGHFMGDAQGYRPDTDEEQAKQRDSITRMETTLESAGIDESTIEELRDRSHDRVEEAIEWAKDQPEPEPDEAYEDVFADPPAGWTPAPESTTAEQTGGDD
- a CDS encoding alpha-ketoacid dehydrogenase subunit beta, with protein sequence MAETESEGATDSELTMSRAMVDAIATELRENDDVFVMGEDVADYGGIFDSTEGLLEEFGREKIMDVPISETGFIGAAVGAAQAGMRPIAELMFADFFGVGMDQIYNQMAKNTYMSGAAVNVPMVLMTAVGGTYNDAAQHSQTLYGTFAHLPGMKVVVPSTAADAKGLMHTAIRDDDPVVYMFHKRLMGIGWMPAPEGPKTPVPEDDYTIEFGEADRKREGEDVTVVTLGLHVHRALEAADELAGESDLEVIDLRTLVPLDTEAVLESVRKTGRLVVVDEDYHSFGVSGEIVARATEGALDDLSAVRRVTMPDAPIPYARPLEQEVNPGTEDIVKAVRDIHD
- a CDS encoding RNA-guided endonuclease TnpB family protein yields the protein MSVQEVTKTLELKLVSPNAHKRRKLRETTDAYRAALHAAFDAGCSTQSAANDVVVEYDLSGYAKNALKKYVPQLCGGSYDADELHDEHPVRFTNEGVRLDHKPQNAVEWYVKVPHHDDYHLWIPAQPNPDQRPWVEAVFAGDADMGECRLFDRDGEWFLHMVATREVDQRSDSVSDETPIGVDIGESALLTVCHRDERGTPTAPTLWNDEGKEIRRLRKTYFTATRRLQERGSERIAESFGDQLWRQIDHILHATTDAVVEHATSVENPVLVLEDLTYIRESMNYGAYMNRRLHGWGFAKMHAQLCYKAAERGIPVETVNPAYTSKSCHVCDETGYRPEQAEFRCTNDECWVSEYQADVNAALNIADRYSYSSGESRQREHTDGDDSAGDGARLTAPQDSQADGEAHQQTASKDAKRLLATEKLRFSGLGTYAS